From a single Osmerus mordax isolate fOsmMor3 chromosome 14, fOsmMor3.pri, whole genome shotgun sequence genomic region:
- the tmem154 gene encoding transmembrane protein 154 produces MTTPSTLSSQTTLVEGHGSGDYITDNSKDMLGDETPSSSSDEEGLNPIIILVPVILVVVIILFIVAGIMIHRRLNGKISDSENGKQDPYLDDHSSEKVPMPMFEDDVPSVLELEMEDLEQWMNKDGGAGVDSGPA; encoded by the exons ATGACCACACCAAGCACTCTCTCATCACAGACTACTTTAG TTGAAGGGCATGGTTCTGGAGACTACATAACAGACAATAGTAAAG ACATGCTAGGGGACGAAACCCCCAGCTCTTCATCGGATGAAGAAGGTCTAAATCCCATCATTATTTTGGTTCCAGTCATCTTGGTGGTCGTGATCATCCTTTTTATTGTGGCTGGTATAATGATTCATCGTAGATTGAATGGGAAAATTAGCGATTCTG AAAATGGGAAACAAGATCCTTATTTGGATGATCACAGTTCTGAGAAAGTTCCAAT GCCCATGTTTGAGGATGATGTGCCCTCTGTTCTGGAGTTAGAGATGGAAGATCTTGAGCAATGGATGAATAAAGATG GTGGTGCTGGAGTGGACTCTGGGCCAGCGTAA